The following coding sequences lie in one Thermodesulfobacteriota bacterium genomic window:
- a CDS encoding MBL fold metallo-hydrolase, producing the protein MEAAMIFKQFEVGSFSVFCYLIGDEGTGEALFIDPADDIDDLLREARKKGATQIKYIINTHAHVDHIMGNAEMKRKTGAKIVIHEKDAPFLTRTPPELLMMFRATPSPPADLLVKDGDILRVGEIELKVIHTPGHSPGGISLYVDGMVFTGDTLFVGSVGRTDFPGSSWEVMETSIRKRLYTLPGETVVYPGHNYGPTPSSTIQHERRHNPFVRG; encoded by the coding sequence ATGGAGGCGGCCATGATCTTTAAACAGTTTGAGGTGGGAAGCTTTTCGGTTTTCTGCTATCTGATTGGAGATGAAGGGACGGGGGAAGCCCTCTTCATCGACCCGGCGGACGATATCGATGACCTCCTCAGGGAGGCCAGGAAGAAGGGGGCGACTCAGATCAAATATATCATCAACACCCATGCCCATGTGGACCATATCATGGGCAATGCCGAGATGAAGCGGAAGACGGGGGCTAAAATTGTGATCCATGAAAAGGACGCCCCGTTCCTCACCCGCACCCCTCCAGAACTCCTCATGATGTTCCGGGCGACCCCCTCTCCACCGGCCGACCTTCTGGTGAAAGACGGGGATATCCTCCGGGTGGGAGAGATCGAACTGAAGGTCATCCATACCCCTGGCCACTCTCCGGGAGGGATATCGCTCTACGTGGACGGAATGGTCTTCACGGGCGATACCCTCTTTGTAGGCTCTGTCGGTAGGACCGATTTCCCGGGAAGCTCCTGGGAGGTGATGGAGACCTCCATCCGGAAGAGGCTCTATACGTTGCCCGGAGAAACCGTGGTCTATCCTGGCCACAATTACGGACCCACCCCCAGTTCCACGATCCAGCACGAAAGGCGTCACAACCCCTTTGTCAGGGGCTGA